From Candidatus Cloacimonadota bacterium, one genomic window encodes:
- a CDS encoding T9SS type A sorting domain-containing protein, whose protein sequence is MIKFVYLLLLVLLCTTLAALDIDQSHYGFTPGAQRDYRQGAWNQNTTDLSEGNGKSWNFSLPQTGYVHNSYYSTNALPDYPGANIRCAYTQYINGIDDAGTTYLQNDGIDIITLGYTGYPNVVWNPGIPHGLPHTINKTWQGTHAWLYGSYTVSGKVISEGSISIPLGSFPALCIRYHYETTNFDYYYYQWETTEYGIVAYANTLNGGMLYVLEDAEPNGSALDEELACAVPELCLYPNPMLNTSPVAGLSIEFSMAKKPAGQPVIRIYNLKGQKVKTIVLTDECSLGNKSGLRSDPKQNGIFYSTLWNGRDDNDRKLTSGTYIAKVMADKEVTTAKFTIVK, encoded by the coding sequence ATGATAAAGTTTGTATATTTATTACTGCTTGTGCTGCTATGCACTACGCTTGCAGCTCTCGACATCGATCAAAGCCATTACGGCTTCACACCCGGCGCACAAAGAGATTATCGGCAAGGAGCATGGAATCAAAACACTACCGACCTCAGCGAAGGCAACGGAAAAAGCTGGAACTTCTCTTTGCCCCAGACCGGTTATGTGCACAACAGCTATTATAGTACAAATGCGCTCCCGGATTATCCCGGCGCCAATATCCGCTGCGCATACACTCAGTACATAAACGGGATAGATGATGCAGGCACTACATATCTGCAAAATGACGGCATAGATATCATCACTCTGGGCTATACCGGCTATCCCAATGTAGTATGGAATCCGGGCATTCCTCACGGTTTACCGCATACAATTAACAAAACCTGGCAGGGCACGCATGCATGGCTTTATGGCAGCTACACCGTTAGCGGAAAAGTGATCTCCGAAGGCAGTATCAGCATCCCTCTGGGTAGTTTTCCCGCCCTGTGCATAAGGTATCATTACGAAACCACAAATTTCGATTACTACTACTATCAATGGGAAACCACGGAATATGGAATTGTGGCTTATGCAAACACCCTAAACGGCGGCATGCTCTATGTGCTGGAAGATGCAGAACCCAATGGCTCAGCGCTGGATGAAGAGCTTGCCTGCGCAGTTCCAGAGCTATGCCTGTACCCCAATCCGATGCTGAATACCAGCCCAGTAGCGGGACTTTCCATCGAATTCAGCATGGCAAAGAAGCCCGCTGGACAACCCGTGATTCGGATCTACAACCTAAAGGGACAAAAAGTAAAAACCATCGTCCTGACCGATGAATGCAGCCTGGGTAACAAATCCGGGCTCCGCAGCGATCCAAAGCAAAACGGGATATTCTATTCCACACTTTGGAATGGCAGGGACG